CCTCAAGAGACCATGAAGGAAGAAAGGTCACGTCAACTACTTTGTGTTACCTCCATACACACatctcccaaaaaaaaaacccaaaaaaaccccaacgtGTGACTGTCTGCTGTCATATTCAAATGCTTTAGCTCCTAGAGCAGTGTCTGTCATGCACCCATCAGTGCAGCAATCCACTGTGGCTTACTCAAACTATTTacttattcatttatttattctttttacagAAACTAAGATGCTGCATGAAGCTAAACATCAAACCACCAATGGACTTTCAAAAAGCATCCTACTCAATTCTTGGTTAATTCTAGACTGGCACACAACTACTTTCAGCATCTCCAAACCACACAGCCACCTGTTCAGACTCTAGGTTTTCAGGTtcttgaagaaacaaaaaaataagctaacagaaaaatcaattaGAAGTGGTAAGAAGTACTTCCTTTGGAATCAGCAGGTTTCACCAGGCACCTTTTTATATCCTGGTTTGAAAAAGTTTTAAGACTTCatttaagaatttatttctatACTGGCTTCCGATCCAGCACATCATACACCAGTGTATGtttatacattaaaaatcaTCCGAAAGATAATGAATTTGTATCACATTGCaaggtattttaaagaaaacaggaacaCAAAGGTTAATTTGCTATCAAATATAACTCACTTGAACTATAAACACTTCACACCTTTGTCACAGtagtcttaattttttatttctaggaTGACAGTGTATACTCCATTAGTCACATTTTGCTGCTCAGTTATGGAGAATAATCAACCAGAACACAAATCACAACtcattttttcaaaaaagaactTGTGGTTACACTGCTTTCATAAACACTTCAAtaaatcacagctttttttgAAACCACTCTGCTCTTGCTTAACAAATCCCTTTTGTAATGCTATCGGttgcttcttgcttttttaaacatcttttattTTGGATCCTCTTTgaatgacaaaataatttttttttcctcaagactCAACCAAATTAACTAGGTTTGAACACAGTGTAAGCCCTGTCAAAAATTCAAGTCTAATGGAAATAACACTGTGCAGGtgaaacagaaagcaatttcCTCCTGGAAAACTAATGAAGGTGAGAAGTACAGGACAGCTTCACACAAACTTGTCATGTGAGGCTGAAGGATTTCAGATGGCCTATGCCCTCTCATTTGTGGAAATACCATGAGCATCTAAGTGTCACCATGCCAGTTCTGTATCTATTAACAATCGTTCCCAATACAACTTGCTTACTAACAAACTTACCAAAATGTTGcttaacaaaaataacaaaaatcaaTACATTAGAACAAAATAGTTTGAAATATTAATCttgtttcctgtattttctgtatctcagaaagaaaggaaaagaaaaagaagacagtgGTCCAGACTTTTTAAGAAGCAAGGTATTCTTGCATGGTTGAGAGGGATTCTTTATAGCTGAACATAACATTCAGTATCTATTTTCTCCCTACCAGTCAGTGGTACGTAAAATGTAGCCACATACATACATGTCAGTGTTGCTGTATTGTGAGTCAGACTTTTACCCAAAggagttttaaactgaaaaaaatatatatatccatatatatatatatatgtataaaattaaaGGAACTGACTTGcaggaaaataagattttcaaATGTGGCTTTGTATGTAAAACGTTGGTCTGCAAGTTAGATAGGGAATGCCACTTAATCAGACTTGGGCCAAGTGAGACTGAAAAATGTCACCCTATGATTTTACACTTCCTGACTTAATTTTAACATTGTAGCCATTCCTGTGTTTGGAAACATTCCAAGTGTTATAATTTTCTGATTACAAGCTTAAATAGGagagtattttaaatataatcagttcaaaaaacaaacattaactTCAACAAACCCAGAGCACTGTCACACAAAGCAAGTTATATCCTGCATTTGTGTGTCTAAAATAAGTTCAACAAAGCAAGTTACTTGGTGCATTCTGTAGATAATTTCATCCACAAAAGTACAGACACAGGCTTTGTATTTAAGGAAATTTAAGAATAGAACAGGCAGCAGAAAGGTTTGCAGAATGCTTAATTAGATGAAATAGCTGCCAACATTATGAGCCCTATTCTCCATCCATGAGAGGAATATCCAAAGAAATGCAATAGACTGTtcctacaaaataaaaactccaCATAATTTTTTCAGTCAGTATTATGCATTGTGGTGGCACCACCTCATATTTTCCAACCATCACTTTGTAGAGAAAAGAGGAGCTAAGGAAATAACACTTTGAAGACTTACTCAGTAGCACAGGATTATTCAGACCCGACTGATGTAGATACTGAAGGAACTAAAAATCCTCCCCCATTCAAGCTAACATCAAAGTTGGAATAACTGCACGATTCACTGCCTCCTCCTGTCTTGTTCTGATGATAAACTAACAAATACATTTCCTCTGAAATTCAGTGTGGGGACACAACTGCTTTACCATAATGCATGTGACTTGTGTGTTAGAATCATCAGAAAATCTGAGTGTCTGTGTTATTAGAACAGAAAATTCAACAGAGCATTCCCCAGGCCCTTAAAGAACATGAAAAGCATTACGGTAGGTGCAGgaccacacaaaaaaacctccacataACCTAGTGCAGCAAAGTGGAAGACTACAAAACTACCAGCTTTTTATCTCCATCATTCTCTTACCAGTTAGTAGCTACCAATGTAAGTTCTTACAGTACAGAGACATGATCAGAAACCTCTACCAAATGCATAAGCAGTAGGAGTTTACAAAATCTAATTAACACAAGGCCTAGAAGTTGTATCTGTGATCCACAAAACTAGATTTCAAACAAGTGCTGAAAGActtctgaaaatttaatttacacCAAACACTtcttttacttttacttttacttttacaCTTCTTGCACATTTGGCAAGAAGaataaatgcagtattttttgtgttttatttttatattttgtgttttatttttatttttacagatatTAATACAATCTTAGCATCATAGCCTTGTTTAAACACCTGTCTGCCTTTTCTAGACAAGTGTCATTCAAATGCATTATGATGTTACTTGAATCAAGTCTGCTCCTTATGACATGGTAAAATAATTCAACCTTCAaacctctttccctttttttttttttgtgatcttAAATAAGCATGCCCAGCTTaactttctgaaaacagaaaacagaacttctCTTCCATTTAGAAAATCCAGAGTACAAGTCTAAATAATCATCAGAGAAACTCCTTAACAAAAATGTTacctttttaatgaagaaacGGTAATTAACAAACAGATCAACAACTAATAGTACAGGTCCTGTATCTATGTTTTGCAGGTAGAATTCAAGCCTTAAGATAAGATTGAGGTTTATGATCTATCAGTTGATTTATGTAAACGTAAAAGGAAGTTTTCCAATGCTATAGCCAGGGTTCTATTGGCATTTCCACTGTGGTGAAAAGAACACTTCACAGACTTAGGGATCATcagtaaaaaacccaaccaaacaaaaaatgctgaaaaaatcctgtatgAACATCTttactgcagagcagagattgGACTAGACttaaaactggcaaaaaaattCAGGTACCATTGATACACAATAACCTGAGTTGTTCATTTGGTAAAGCAGCCTCCAGGAAGGAAGAAGTCTTTAAGTTTGGTTCTCTTTCAGTTAAGAAagttttaaagtgaattttagTGCTCATTAAACAAATCTCTTCTTATGTCTAAGAGAGGTACCTGTCTCAGAGGcaagcagctccctgccagTTTGTAAATGGTGCTGTTGTAAAAGCATCAACACCAAGCCTGAGACTGCACAGGTCTCCACAGAGGTTCTTCTCTTCTATGCTGAAATTGTAAGCAAGCACACCAGTGTGCAACATGACTGAAACAAGTTTAACTAAAGAATATCACCAACCTGTTTtgcataaacagaaaaaaaacattagttGCTATCAACTGCTGCACTGAGTGGCCCATAAAAGGTTGCATACACTTTATACAGACCTAAGTCAGAATCACCTCAAGCAAATTTTTATTGAAGCACTCTAGCATTCAAGATTACTTTTGATCGGCTTCCAGTGACAGTATGCACAGAAACAACCAGAAGTCTCCATGAAGCTTCAGAAAGGGCTTTGTAGAGGTGCTACCAAGTTTCAGCAATGATCAGTGTTTAAACATTGCCTATAAACGTTTGTAAGAACCAACAAGAGCACCGCAGTTTGGGCAGGTGTGATCCACATCCTTCAGGGCATCAATGCAGAAAGGAATTAAGCAGCAGCCAGCTATACacctgcaaacaaaaaaaacccaaatctgtTTTAGCACTTGTTACATACACAAGAAGGCAAAATGTAATTCCTGCAAAAATCATCAGTAAAACTGGTACTCAAGTGGTACTCAGAAGCTTTAAGAAGAACAGACACAGCTATGGAGTCCATTGCTCTCATGTTCTAGAGATGCATTAAGGTCCTCTAGGACTTAAATGCAGATGTAGGGTATGCAAATTATAAAGGGCTCAGACCTCAGGCAGAATGAGAAAGCAACAAAGCTGTAAATTTTGCTGTGCCTTAGAGCTATAATAGGTCacgagggaaaaaaataaaaataaaaatatgcaattGACCTACCCCAGCAGGCAGAGGCCACCACATGACAGCCAAGTCAAAGCTCCTGAGTCATAGGAGAGACGTGTCACCATCATCTGGTTACAGGAAGGGCAGCACATCTGAACAGGGCGGTCATAAAATACTACTGGCTGCtgcacatacactgtctgaaCTGTAACTGAGCAGAGAAATACATTGTTTACTCAacaattaaggaaaaaagaacagttaACCAACTTCCTCTGAGCTAGAACCAGCTATTACTCTGAAATGCTTGAGGGTCAGAACAATAAAATGCACAATGACAAAGAGAAGTCACCATGGCATTTCATAATGCAGAAACACATTGTCTTAAGAGTAagtctgcattaaaaaaatgcagacagcCAAATGATGCTATTGGTATCAGTGCACACTGAAGGATTCACCAGAATTGATTCACCTTGTTGCCTTCTAAAACACTTTTTGGAAGGTGAGGAACACCTGTGAACCCCCCCCAAATCTTTAAGCTGCACACCACATACTACATACCCACTCTACACCTCTTTACCATGAGGCACATTAGAGTTTTTCAGGCTTACCTGGGTTATTCACTGGTGCAGGCTGTCCCATGTATGGGGGAGGGTTCATTCCTTTCCCAGATAGCTTCTGGCCAGGTTCTGGGACAGGATAGGGGTGAGGATAACTCGCACTGATTCCTACTGTTTCCTCATAAGAAGGTGGTGCAGATGGGACAGGGACACCACTTGGAGCAGACATTGtatctaaaacaaaaaagagagaaagattataaaaaatacatttattgagAGCAAGTGACAATTAGGCTCTATTCAGACAGACAGTAAGAAGATAATTAGATTAAAATATATCTTTACCAGCATAAAATTTATTGACAGTTATTAGTTTCTGATAGTATTAAAAGTTAATCTTGTTTCTACTGCTGTTGCTTCCTTCACTTCCCCTTTTCACAGGGTAgttttcacacattttttcaCCACCATTATAAATTCACTTcctttataaattaaaaaaaggtgaaagaggGGCATGGGGCATCTGTATTAGTATACTAAGCTATATGGCAGTTTCTACCAACTCTCCAAGAACAGTATTTCAGATCCTTCCTTGTTCTGCTGTAAAATCAAACAGTATGACAGGCTCGCTAACTAACATGAGCCTGGTTTGTTGTAAAGTTCAAATGTTTAGAAAAAGGTTATTCATATCTGCTGtggtttgaaattttttttgaaggaaagagaaacccTAAGTACATCCAACTCAAAGCTCAAATAGGTCCAAGGCTGCCAATTTTGCTGCTTACCAAAGCTGCAGTGAGTCTGGTAATGCAACCTTCCTCCATCAGTTCTTATTTCATTACAGACTATGAGAATGCCCAAAGTGGAATGAAATGATTGTGATTTCAGTGGAcacttcctctttctctctccctacCATcttcctcctctactctgcccaCCAAATTCCTTGCTGAACAATCTCTTATTACATAAATAATGATCAAgcatgtcctttttttcttttcctcctatGGACCAAACAGCTCTGAGAATCACTCTGTTGTTGTGGTTCAGTCCCTTTGTATACACACAAGTCTTCACTCAGTGCTATCTGGGAAGGTCAATTTGTATTTGGAATATTGATTCTACATGCTTACAATactataaaaacaaaaggaaaaggaaggaaaagaaaaatgaaaggaaagaaaaaaggaagacaaaagaaaaaagaggaaaaaaaaaccaaaaggaaagaaaaacaaggaaaacaaggaaaacaaggaaaacaaggaaaacaaggaaaacaaggaaaacaaggaaaacaaggaaaacaaggaaaacaaggaaaacaaggaaaacaaggaaaacgGAAAAAGGAAAAcggaaaaaggaaaaaggaaaaaggaaaaaggaaaaaggaaaaaggaaaaaggaaaaagtatagAAAATGGCGAAAGGGAGAGAAagtggaaaagggagagaaagtggaaaagggagagaaagtggaaaagggagagaaagtggaaaagggagagaaagtggaaaaaagaaaaagaatagaaaagggcgaaagggagagaaaatggaaaagggagataaaattaagtttaaaaataattttaaaaagaagtctgaCTTACTTGTATTGGCGTACATTTGTTACACAGCAGAAAGTTGCTGGCTACGGACGACTGTGGTATCAGATCTTTTAAGTCCAGGAAAACACCCACTGGAAAACACCAGCAGAATCTGTAGGCAACAAACACAAGGACAAAGAATAGATTTGTtagaaggaaacagaagctACAGCTGGATGTTTTTTACTAGAAGCAAACTAAAGGTAGAGTAAACAAGCCAGATAATAATGCAGAATTTCCTCATCAGGACCGTAATCAGATGTAAATAATTCTGTAACAAAAACGTAAGTAGGAAACACACTTTGGACTAGAAAGCTGCAATAGAATACAAAGGGCCTTGGACACCTAAGTAAGTCCTAAGGGAGTGGCTGATTCAAATGGCCTCCAGAGATTCCTTGTCCTATGCAAATTACTCTATTAATAAcccagaaaacagaagttaGGTTACTGCACTAGTAAAGGATCAGAAAAGTcaagttctttttttatctATACACTAAAGACTAAATACTAAGTTATGAAAAAATGGATACACAAGGCATCAGTCATggttgaaacaaaacaaattaacagCTTTGATGATGTCTTCACTGAGGACAATTCTCCAGAAAACTGCTTCAATTGCTAGGCTGTCTCTAACGCTGCCAGATTAGCTCAGGTCAGAGAAGCACTAATTCATCCTGAATACAGAGCCTGGCTGCAACAATGGGAATTGTATGGCTATTAAATACTCCTTCTACCCTAATTGCTGTTGTACGTGTAGTGGAATGCATATTCTGCATCATTATCTTCATATCAAAAAGGTAGCTGAGTTTTTTACTGGACctgaaattttattattttatttctttacttcaCAAGACATATTGTAAATATATCTACTTGAGAACACAGGAATGCCAGACCATTTTAGGACAAGCTtgattttcttgatttttgtaGATTCTCTAGAAACTCCAGTCTATCAtagttcaaataatttttagccTTAACTCATAACCAGCTTCCTTTAAGCAGCTGTATATCCTGATGTTTTATGTCATATACTTCTACTACTGAAACTTCTCAACCACCGCAGCCTTCTGCCTGGTAAATTTCTGCTGGCCTTAAAATGTCCATGTTGCCTCCTTACCACTCATATCTGTGTCTGTCCAGGTCAACACTGCTGCTCTCCAGAATCGCCTATCTTTTCCCTTCCAAGCTGTATCTAGAAATAATCAGCTAATACCACGCACCAGATGAGCATGTACAGAGCTCAGTTATGCAGCCAATCACCCTCAGACCTTCTGCAGCCATGTGGCCAATTCCACTGCTGAGTCAGTCTGCAGCCAGTACTTACTTTCCTTACTGCATATACCACCTACACATCCGTCCGcataccaaaaagaaaaaaagtaatccaAAATTGTTGTTGGTTCCTGCTCTTACAAGCTATTTATTCAACCTTTCCCCCCCACTTACCATCAAAAAATCTCTCCCTTAAACCTTCA
The Calypte anna isolate BGI_N300 chromosome 14, bCalAnn1_v1.p, whole genome shotgun sequence DNA segment above includes these coding regions:
- the LITAF gene encoding lipopolysaccharide-induced tumor necrosis factor-alpha factor isoform X3 codes for the protein MYANTNTMSAPSGVPVPSAPPSYEETVGISASYPHPYPVPEPGQKLSGKGMNPPPYMGQPAPVNNPVTVQTVYVQQPVVFYDRPVQMCCPSCNQMMVTRLSYDSGALTWLSCGGLCLLLNSFLH
- the LITAF gene encoding lipopolysaccharide-induced tumor necrosis factor-alpha factor isoform X1, with the translated sequence MYANTNTMSAPSGVPVPSAPPSYEETVGISASYPHPYPVPEPGQKLSGKGMNPPPYMGQPAPVNNPVTVQTVYVQQPVVFYDRPVQMCCPSCNQMMVTRLSYDSGALTWLSCGGLCLLGCIAGCCLIPFCIDALKDVDHTCPNCGALVGSYKRL
- the LITAF gene encoding lipopolysaccharide-induced tumor necrosis factor-alpha factor isoform X2 produces the protein MYANTNTMSAPSGVPVPSAPPSYEETVGISASYPHPYPVPEPGQKLSGKGMNPPPYMGQPAPVNNPVQTVYVQQPVVFYDRPVQMCCPSCNQMMVTRLSYDSGALTWLSCGGLCLLGCIAGCCLIPFCIDALKDVDHTCPNCGALVGSYKRL